From Vidua macroura isolate BioBank_ID:100142 chromosome 8, ASM2450914v1, whole genome shotgun sequence, one genomic window encodes:
- the LOC128811057 gene encoding heparan sulfate glucosamine 3-O-sulfotransferase 1-like, whose amino-acid sequence MAFLLVSAYLLLTHARGAPDENGALLETLKSQVGLFSNKSEHYSAQVRPPGTSRQIPQTIIIGVRKGGTRALLEMLDIHPNIVVAATEVHFFDWDENYVKGIDWYRNLMPFSYGNQITIEKTPGYFTSPQAPGRIHDMNSSIKLLLILRDPTERVISDYTQVYYNRVESHKPVQLFEDIVIKNGVLNTKYKAIQRSLYDVHMEKWLKHFSLDQIHIVDGNTLIKDPLPELQKVERFLNLPSRIVSSNFYFNQTKGFYCIRSDGRERCLHESKGRPHPLVNSTVLEQLYSYFREHNAKFYRMVNHSFDWH is encoded by the coding sequence ATGGCCTTCCTACTCGTGTCAGCTTATCTTCTGCTGACTCATGCTCGGGGTGCTCCTGATGAGAATGGGGCCCTGTTGGAAACACTGAAGTCACAAGTGGGATTATTCAGCAATAAAAGTGAACACTATTCAGCACAGGTGAGACCTCCTGGCACGAGCCGACAAATACCTCAGACAATCATCATAGGAGTTCGTAAAGGAGGGACCAGAGCTTTGCTGGAAATGTTGGATATTCATCCTAACATTGTGGTGGCAGCTACAGAAGTCCACTTCTTTGACTGGGATGAAAATTATGTGAAAGGAATAGACTGGTATAGAAATCTGATGCCATTTTCTTATGGAAATCAAATTACAATTGAGAAGACACCAGGCTACTTTACATCACCACAGGCTCCAGGAAGAATTCATGACATGAATAGCTCCATTAAACTGCTGCTCATTCTAAGAGATCCCACTGAGAGAGTTATATCTGACTATACCCAAGTATATTACAACAGAGTAGAAAGTCACAAGCCTGTTCAGCTCTTTGAAGATATTGTTATTAAGAATGGAGTGCTTAATACCAAATACAAAGCTATTCAGAGAAGTCTATATGATGTCCATATGGAAAAGTGGCTTAAGCATTTCAGTCTGGATCAGATTCACATAGTGGATGGCAATACTTTGATCAAGGACCCTCTTCCCGAATTACAAAAAGTTGAAAGATTTCTAAATCTTCCATCCCGAATTGTgtcttctaatttttattttaaccaaACCAAGGGATTTTACTGCATCAGAAGTGATGGGAGGGAGAGATGTTTACATGAATCCAAAGGGCGTCCCCATCCCCTTGTTAACAGCACTGTTTTAGAGCAACTGTATTCTTATTTCAGAGAGCACAATGCAAAATTTTACAGGATGGTTAATCATTCCTTTGACTGGCATTAA